Proteins found in one Actinokineospora alba genomic segment:
- a CDS encoding NAD(P)/FAD-dependent oxidoreductase, which produces MTTVVIGGGIAGVSVAAELAVSRDVVLVEAEPMLARHTTGRSAAVYLPSYGGPVIRALTAASRTRFAPELLSPRPMLWVSTDEDGDQHVRDTLAAGTAEPITVAQARELCSALRPDAFRSIAIDTGTMDIDAMGLHQHYVRELKARGGEIRMGAPVTALTRDGGGWRISLGEDELHADEVVNAAGAWADHVAALAGIPSIGLTPLKRTIAIAVGKPVDPAWPLVADAADRFYFRPEGEGVLLSPADETPSEPCDAKPDDLDVALALERVNEVTTLGLRSVRTAWAGLRSFTPGRTPVVGAAPGHPGFHFFAGQGGYGIQMAPALAAAGAAVILGAAIPADIAVTAQDLRSPQWTA; this is translated from the coding sequence ATGACGACGGTGGTGATCGGCGGCGGTATCGCTGGGGTGTCGGTGGCGGCGGAGCTGGCGGTGAGCCGCGACGTTGTGCTCGTGGAAGCCGAGCCGATGCTCGCCCGGCACACCACCGGCCGCTCCGCCGCCGTCTACCTGCCGAGCTACGGCGGCCCCGTCATCCGCGCCCTCACCGCCGCCAGCCGCACCCGGTTCGCGCCGGAACTGCTCAGTCCCCGGCCCATGCTGTGGGTGTCGACCGACGAGGACGGTGACCAGCACGTTCGCGACACCCTGGCCGCGGGGACCGCCGAGCCCATCACCGTCGCCCAGGCCCGCGAGCTGTGCTCCGCCCTTCGCCCTGACGCGTTCCGGTCCATCGCGATCGACACCGGGACGATGGACATCGACGCGATGGGCCTGCACCAGCACTACGTCCGCGAGCTGAAGGCCCGCGGCGGCGAGATCCGCATGGGCGCCCCCGTCACCGCCCTGACCCGCGACGGCGGCGGCTGGCGGATCTCCCTCGGTGAGGACGAGCTCCACGCCGACGAGGTCGTCAACGCCGCGGGCGCCTGGGCCGATCACGTCGCCGCGCTGGCCGGGATTCCCTCGATCGGCCTGACCCCGCTCAAACGCACCATCGCGATCGCGGTCGGCAAACCCGTCGACCCGGCGTGGCCCCTCGTCGCCGACGCCGCCGACCGGTTCTACTTCCGCCCCGAGGGCGAAGGCGTGCTGCTCTCACCCGCCGACGAGACCCCCAGCGAGCCCTGCGACGCCAAGCCCGACGACCTGGACGTCGCGCTGGCACTGGAGCGGGTCAACGAGGTCACCACCCTCGGCCTGCGCTCCGTGCGCACGGCCTGGGCGGGCCTACGGTCGTTCACCCCGGGCCGCACCCCGGTCGTGGGGGCCGCGCCCGGCCACCCCGGTTTCCACTTCTTCGCAGGTCAAGGCGGTTACGGCATCCAGATGGCGCCCGCGCTGGCCGCCGCGGGCGCCGCGGTCATCCTCGGTGCGGCGATCCCGGCCGATATCGCGGTGACCGCCCAAGACCTACGCAGTCCGCAATGGACGGCGTAG
- a CDS encoding exodeoxyribonuclease III codes for MRIATWNVNSLRSRIDRVEKFLERHDIDVLTLQETKAREDQLPLMGLQALGYDIAAAGTNQWNGVAVLSRVGIEDVQVGFEGMPGWGDPIADESRAIGATCGGVRVWSLYVPNGRKVDDPHYVYKLDWLAKLRAAARPWLGVDTALTGDWNIAPMDEDVFDMAAFAKSTHVTPPEREAFAAFLDDGYVDLVRPHAPGPEVFTYWDYYRQRYERNRGMRLDFVLGSPSLAARVTSAFIDRDERAGAGASDHAPVVVEIA; via the coding sequence GTGCGAATCGCCACCTGGAACGTCAACTCCCTGCGCTCTCGCATCGACCGGGTCGAGAAATTCCTGGAGCGCCACGACATCGACGTGCTCACGCTGCAGGAGACCAAGGCCCGCGAGGACCAGCTCCCGCTGATGGGCCTGCAAGCCCTCGGCTACGACATCGCCGCGGCGGGCACCAACCAGTGGAACGGCGTGGCCGTCCTCAGCCGGGTCGGCATCGAGGACGTCCAGGTCGGTTTCGAGGGCATGCCCGGCTGGGGCGACCCGATCGCCGACGAGTCCCGGGCCATCGGCGCCACCTGCGGTGGTGTCCGAGTCTGGTCGCTCTACGTCCCGAACGGCCGCAAGGTCGACGACCCGCACTACGTCTACAAGCTCGACTGGCTCGCCAAGCTGCGTGCGGCCGCCCGCCCCTGGCTGGGCGTCGACACCGCGCTGACCGGCGACTGGAACATCGCGCCCATGGACGAGGACGTCTTCGACATGGCCGCGTTCGCCAAGTCCACCCACGTGACCCCGCCGGAGCGCGAGGCGTTCGCCGCCTTCCTCGACGACGGCTACGTCGACCTGGTCCGGCCGCACGCGCCCGGCCCCGAGGTCTTCACCTACTGGGACTACTACCGCCAGCGCTACGAGCGCAATCGCGGGATGCGCCTGGACTTCGTCCTCGGTTCGCCCTCCCTGGCCGCCCGCGTGACATCGGCGTTCATCGACCGCGACGAGCGCGCGGGAGCAGGGGCGTCGGACCACGCGCCGGTCGTCGTGGAGATCGCCTGA
- a CDS encoding helix-turn-helix domain-containing protein encodes MAVVGEKRKGVLGSQVGTKFDLRTLAPSAALAPFVEYYWLVSWDLADPIEQQVLPHPNVHLVFEDEGPLLYGVMRGKFVRRLVGEGHVLGVRFHAGGFRPWLGKRVSSLTDKVVRGFVEPGGVLTAGDADAMVAAAEGVLSPRLPEVDPVVDDIRAMVAAIDGGVSRVDALAREFGLTARSVQRLFSDYVGVGPKWVIRRFRMHEAAARVDSGEDVGWAGLANELGYADQAHFTREFTANIGVSPARYAATLRT; translated from the coding sequence GTGGCGGTGGTCGGAGAGAAACGCAAGGGCGTGCTTGGCTCCCAAGTGGGCACCAAGTTCGACCTGCGCACGCTGGCGCCCTCGGCCGCGCTGGCACCGTTCGTCGAGTACTACTGGCTGGTGTCGTGGGATCTGGCCGACCCGATCGAGCAACAGGTGTTGCCCCACCCCAACGTCCACCTGGTGTTCGAGGACGAGGGCCCGCTGCTCTACGGCGTGATGCGCGGGAAGTTCGTGCGGCGCCTCGTCGGCGAGGGGCACGTGCTCGGCGTCCGTTTCCATGCAGGCGGGTTCCGGCCGTGGCTGGGCAAGCGCGTCTCCTCACTGACCGACAAGGTCGTGCGCGGGTTCGTCGAGCCCGGCGGTGTCCTCACGGCGGGCGACGCCGACGCCATGGTCGCCGCCGCGGAGGGGGTGTTGTCGCCGCGGCTGCCCGAGGTCGACCCCGTGGTCGACGACATCCGCGCGATGGTGGCGGCCATCGACGGCGGAGTGTCCAGAGTGGACGCCCTGGCCCGGGAGTTCGGGTTGACGGCGCGCTCGGTGCAGCGGTTGTTCAGCGACTACGTCGGTGTGGGGCCGAAATGGGTGATCCGCCGGTTCCGGATGCACGAGGCAGCGGCCCGTGTCGACTCCGGGGAGGACGTCGGCTGGGCGGGCCTGGCCAACGAACTGGGCTACGCCGACCAGGCCCACTTCACCAGGGAGTTCACCGCGAATATCGGTGTCTCCCCCGCCCGCTACGCCGCTACATTGCGAACATGA
- a CDS encoding TIGR03086 family metal-binding protein, producing MDKQTCMERAAKAAAAVVANVKPDQYDLPTPCADWDVRALVNHLTHWSAVVSERTARKLPIPEDGSEKEGSTDYAAMPGFQDFFADRLDRAVRAWGEPGAWDGESVMASSPLAASFIGQMVYGELVIHGWDLAKATGQDLDVDDELARVALADAEGMADMAREWEAFGAEVKVPDTAPVLDRLAGLTGRDPAWRP from the coding sequence ATGGACAAGCAGACCTGCATGGAACGGGCCGCCAAAGCAGCCGCGGCCGTCGTCGCGAACGTGAAGCCCGACCAGTACGACCTCCCCACCCCGTGCGCCGACTGGGACGTGCGCGCGTTGGTCAACCACCTCACGCACTGGTCGGCCGTCGTCTCCGAGCGCACCGCGCGCAAGCTGCCGATTCCCGAGGACGGCTCGGAGAAAGAAGGCAGCACCGACTACGCGGCCATGCCCGGCTTCCAGGACTTCTTCGCCGACCGACTCGACCGCGCGGTCCGCGCGTGGGGCGAGCCGGGAGCCTGGGATGGCGAGTCGGTGATGGCGTCGAGCCCGCTGGCCGCGTCCTTCATCGGCCAGATGGTCTACGGCGAACTCGTCATCCACGGGTGGGACCTCGCCAAGGCGACCGGCCAGGACCTCGATGTGGACGACGAACTCGCCCGCGTCGCGCTGGCCGACGCCGAGGGCATGGCCGACATGGCTCGGGAGTGGGAGGCGTTCGGCGCCGAGGTCAAGGTGCCCGACACCGCGCCGGTGCTCGACCGGTTGGCGGGATTGACCGGCCGCGACCCGGCCTGGCGGCCGTAG
- a CDS encoding FAD-binding oxidoreductase, producing the protein MDLAAKLADVVGAGYVLTGADASEDYSHDETLSAEPVRPAYVVRPATAAEVADLLRVATEANTPVTARGSGSGLSGAAVPRENGILVSFDRMTKVIEIDTDNHVAVVQPGVTLQELEDRTAEVGLVYPVYPGELSASLGGTAATNAGGMRAVKYGVTRHHVLGLEAVLPTGEVLRTGGKFVKASTGYDLTQLIVGSEGTLALITEATLKLQPRVAHQATVLAPFADLDTVVRAVPKVVGSGLAPLILEYIDAMTMGAITYTADLQLGIPDQVRDTSQAYLVVMLENRASDRLDADVEAVGTLLSELGAVDAYVLPGPSARKLIEAREKAFFTAKGAGADEIIDTVLPRASLPQFMAKVTEIAQANESFVVGCGHAGDGNVHLAVFQKDTEKRTATLRGLFEAGMALGGAISGEHGIGHAKKHYFLDLEDPAKIDLMRRIKQAFDPAGILNPGVLFD; encoded by the coding sequence ATGGACCTCGCCGCGAAGCTGGCTGACGTCGTCGGAGCCGGGTATGTGCTCACGGGTGCCGACGCCTCGGAGGACTACTCGCACGACGAGACGCTGTCCGCCGAACCCGTCCGCCCCGCCTATGTCGTCCGCCCGGCCACCGCCGCCGAGGTCGCCGACCTCCTGCGCGTCGCGACCGAGGCGAACACGCCGGTCACCGCCCGCGGGTCCGGCAGCGGCCTCTCCGGCGCCGCCGTGCCGCGGGAGAACGGCATCCTGGTGTCCTTCGACCGGATGACCAAGGTCATCGAGATCGACACGGACAACCACGTTGCCGTCGTCCAGCCCGGCGTGACGCTGCAGGAGTTGGAGGACCGCACGGCCGAGGTCGGGCTGGTGTACCCCGTGTACCCGGGCGAGCTGAGCGCGAGCCTGGGCGGCACCGCCGCGACCAACGCGGGCGGGATGCGCGCGGTGAAATACGGCGTCACCCGCCACCACGTCCTGGGCCTGGAAGCCGTCCTGCCCACCGGCGAAGTGCTGCGCACCGGTGGGAAGTTCGTCAAGGCCAGCACCGGATACGACCTCACCCAGCTCATCGTCGGCTCCGAGGGCACCCTCGCGCTGATCACCGAGGCGACGCTCAAGCTGCAGCCCCGCGTCGCCCATCAGGCCACCGTGCTCGCGCCGTTCGCCGACCTCGACACGGTGGTGCGGGCGGTCCCGAAGGTCGTCGGCAGCGGCCTCGCGCCGCTCATCCTCGAGTACATCGACGCCATGACCATGGGCGCCATCACCTACACCGCCGACCTGCAGCTCGGCATCCCCGACCAGGTCCGCGACACCTCCCAGGCCTACCTGGTCGTCATGCTGGAGAACCGCGCGAGCGACCGCCTCGACGCCGACGTGGAAGCCGTGGGCACGCTGCTCAGCGAGTTGGGCGCGGTCGACGCGTACGTGCTGCCCGGCCCCTCGGCCCGCAAGCTCATCGAGGCGCGGGAGAAGGCGTTCTTCACCGCCAAGGGCGCGGGCGCCGACGAGATCATCGACACCGTCCTCCCACGCGCGTCGCTGCCCCAGTTCATGGCGAAGGTCACCGAGATCGCCCAGGCGAACGAGAGCTTCGTCGTCGGCTGCGGACACGCGGGCGACGGCAACGTGCACCTCGCGGTGTTCCAAAAGGACACCGAGAAGCGGACAGCCACCCTGCGCGGCCTGTTCGAGGCGGGAATGGCCCTGGGCGGCGCGATTTCCGGCGAACACGGGATCGGGCACGCCAAGAAGCACTACTTCCTCGACCTGGAGGATCCGGCGAAGATCGACCTGATGCGCCGGATCAAGCAGGCGTTCGACCCGGCGGGGATCCTCAACCCCGGCGTCCTGTTCG
- a CDS encoding GNAT family N-acetyltransferase, with protein sequence MSEFEIDDDPKRIDLDAVWAFMSTEAYWGQWRTREQVAAQVESAWRVVGAYHRETGAQVGFARAISDGVGFGYLADVYVLDSARGNGLGKALVRAMIDDGPGAKFRWALHTKDAHDLYRGFGFAEPGMMYMERRGTGSLD encoded by the coding sequence ATGAGCGAGTTCGAGATCGATGACGACCCGAAGCGGATCGACCTGGACGCCGTGTGGGCGTTCATGTCGACGGAGGCGTACTGGGGCCAGTGGCGCACCCGCGAACAGGTCGCCGCTCAGGTCGAGTCCGCGTGGCGGGTGGTGGGCGCCTACCACCGCGAGACCGGCGCGCAGGTCGGGTTCGCCCGCGCGATCTCCGACGGCGTGGGGTTTGGCTACCTCGCGGACGTCTACGTGCTGGACTCCGCGCGCGGCAACGGATTGGGCAAGGCGCTGGTGCGCGCGATGATCGACGACGGCCCCGGCGCCAAGTTCCGCTGGGCGCTGCACACCAAGGACGCCCACGACCTCTACCGCGGCTTCGGATTCGCCGAGCCCGGGATGATGTACATGGAACGGCGCGGCACCGGCTCGCTCGACTAG
- a CDS encoding TetR/AcrR family transcriptional regulator — protein sequence MGEVKSSRREKSEATRRKILRAAHEEFGEKGYHGATIASIAKRAGVAGQTVYFVFHTKSALISAVIDSLVMGEEEPTIPQESPWWRAMAAEPDAATALGHFVRGAGPLFERASTISEILRGAALTDDEVRRTHEFHEDLRRTGFREVVVMLAEKAPLRTGLTVDTATDILLTVYGDTTYFIMTKERGWSHDQYLDWLCEALPTLLLEP from the coding sequence ATGGGTGAAGTCAAGAGTTCCCGCCGAGAGAAGTCCGAGGCGACGCGGCGCAAGATCCTGCGCGCGGCACACGAGGAGTTCGGCGAGAAGGGCTACCACGGCGCCACGATCGCCTCGATCGCGAAGCGGGCCGGGGTGGCGGGCCAGACGGTGTATTTCGTCTTCCACACCAAGTCGGCACTCATCAGCGCGGTCATCGACAGCCTCGTCATGGGCGAGGAGGAGCCGACCATCCCGCAGGAGTCGCCGTGGTGGCGGGCGATGGCCGCCGAACCGGACGCGGCGACGGCACTCGGGCACTTCGTCCGCGGGGCCGGTCCGCTGTTCGAGCGGGCCAGCACCATCAGCGAGATCCTGCGCGGCGCGGCGCTCACCGACGACGAGGTGCGCCGCACCCACGAGTTCCACGAGGACTTGCGGCGAACCGGGTTCCGCGAGGTCGTGGTCATGCTCGCGGAGAAGGCGCCACTGCGGACCGGCCTGACCGTGGACACGGCGACCGACATCCTGCTCACGGTCTACGGCGACACCACCTACTTCATCATGACCAAGGAACGAGGCTGGTCGCATGACCAGTACCTCGACTGGCTCTGCGAAGCGCTGCCGACTTTGCTGCTTGAGCCCTAG